In the genome of Bradyrhizobium ottawaense, the window TCCGGCGGCAGGTCGCGGTCGCAATATTCGCAGTTCGGTCGAAGCTGGAGGGCCATGGCTGAATCTCCGGATTGGCTGGGATCATCGCAGATCGCGCGGGGAGCGCGAATGACGTAGTTCCCTCGATTTCAGCCGGCCTTGATCTCCCTCAGCGGCAATCGCGAGCTCTCCTTCAGCCTGTCGAGCACGATCGAGGAGCGCACATGCGCCACGCTCTGATGCGGCATCAAGACGTCGTTGACGAGGTTGGAGAGGCCCTTGAGATCGCGCAGCACTGCCTTGAGCACGTAGTCGGCGTCACCGGTGAGCGAATAGGCCTCCTGGATCTCGTCGATCCGGTTCACCAGCGCGCGAAACCGCTTGGAATTGTCCGGCGAATGGGTCGCAAGGCCCACCTGGATGAAGGCGATCACGCCGAAGCCGAGCGCCTCGCTGGAGAGATCGGCGTGATAGCCCGCGATCACCTTCTCCTCCTCCAGCCGCATCCGCCGCCGCGAGCATTGCGAGGCCGAAAGTCCCGCGAGGTCGGCCAGCTCCTGGTTGGTGAGGCGGCCGTCGTCCTGGAGTGCGCCCAGGATCTTGAGGTCAAAAGCGTCAACCTGAATCATGCGTGCTTTGTCCATTTCATGCACAGATCGTGCATAGGATAGCTAAATGCCGTCTCGTTTGCACGCTCCTTGCGCGTCCCATGAAGGATAATTCCTTTCAACAGCAATTCGGGAGAACACCATGGGACCGTTTCCGCACGATGCACCGCCGGCCACTGTCAGCGCCGACAATCCGATGGGCACCGACGGGTTCGAATTCGTCGAATATGCGCATCCCAATCCGCAAGAGCTGCATGCGCTGTTCAAGCTGATGGGTTATGCGCCCGTCGCGCGCCACAAGACCAAGAAGATCACGGTCTATCGCCAGGGCGACATCAACTATCTCGTCAACGAGGAGCCCGGCACCCACGGTTACGAGTTCGTTGCCACGCACGGGCCCTGCGCCCCCTCGATGGCGTTCCGCGTGGTCGACGCGAAGGCGGCCTATGACCGCGCGATTTCGCTCGGCGCGGAGCCTGCCGATGTGTCGTCGGCCCAGAAGACGCTCGATGTGCCCGCGATCAAGGGCATCGGTGGCAGCCTGCTGTATCTCGTCGATCGCTACGGTGCCAAGGGCTCGGCCTATGAGGCCGAGTTCGAATGGCTTGGCGCGCGTGATCCGCGGCCTGCCGGCGCCGGCCTGTTCTATCTCGACCATCTCACCCACAACGTCCATCGCGGCCGCATGGACGTCTGGGCCGGCTTCTACGAAAAGCTGTTCAACTTCCGCCAGATCCGCTTCTTCGACATCGAGGGCCGCGCCTCCGGCCTGTTCTCGCGCGCACTGACCAGCCCAGATGGCAAGATCCGGATTCCGATCAACGAGGACGCCGGCGATTCCGGCCAGATCGAGGAATATCTGAAGACCTATCGCGGCGAGGGCATCCAGCACATCGCCTGCGGCTGCCGCGACATCTACCGCACCATCGAAGGCCTGCGCGTCGCCGGCCTGCCCTTCATGCCGTCGCCGCCGGAGACCTATTTCGAGCGGATCGACGCGCGCCTGCCCAAGCATGGCGAGGACCTCGCGCGTCTCCGGAAGAACGGCATCCTGATCGACGGCGAAGGCGTGGTCGAGGGCGGCCAGACCAAGGTGCTGCTCCAGATCTTCTCGGCCAACGCGATCGGCCCGATCTTCTTCGAGTTCATCCAGCGCAAGGGCGACGACGGATTCGGCGAGGGCAACTTCAAGGCCCTGTTCGAATCGATCGAGGAGGATCAGATTCGGCGCGGAGTGCTGAAGGTGGATGCGGCGTAGGCACCTGCGTTAGACGCGGGGTGCACCCTCAATGTCGGTGTCGTCCCCGCGAAGGCGGGGACCCATACCCACAGGGATTAGTTGCTACAGGGAGTAGTTGCGGCGCGAGCAGATAACTCCGAGTCTCCGCCAAACCGCTTCCTGTGGTTATGGGTCCCGGATCTGCACTCGCTACGCTCGCTTGTCCGGGACGACGGCGGAGTTTGAGGCGGCAGCGGAGAGTCTATCTCTTCCACGCCTGCGTCACCGCGGCGATCTCCGCTGCCTCCGGCTCACGCACCGTCGACGGTGTCCGCGAGAACCGCGGCGCCGGCGCGGGCTGCTTGACGCCATGACGCTCGACGAACACGTTGCGGGCGACCATGTGCGGATGCTGGGTTGCTTCCGACATGGTCAACACCGGCGCGAAGCAGATGTCGGTGCCTTCCATGATCTTGCACCAGTCCTCGCGCGTCTTGCTCTTGAACACGGCCTTCAGCTTCTCCTTGAGCGCCGGCCAGGCCTTGGGGTTCATCTGCGCGTCGAAATCGGCATCGGTCAGGCCCGCATGCTCGCGCAGCAGCGCGTAGAACTGCGGCTCGATCGAGCCGATCGAGACGAAGTGCCCGCAGGCACATTCATAGACGCCGTAGAAATGCGCGCCGCCGTCGAGGAAGTTCTGGTCGCGGCCCTCGGTCCAGCGGCCGAGCGTGGTCATGTCGAAGAAGAACGACATCAGCGATGCCGCCCCGTCGCACATCGCGGCATCGACGACCTGGCCCTTGCCGGATCGCTGCGCCTCCAGCAGGGCTGCGAGCACGCCGACGACGAGATAGAGCGCGCCGCCGCCGAAATCGCCGACCAGATTGAGCGGCGGCACCGGTGCTTCCTTCGTGCCGATGGCGGCGAGCGCACCGGTGATGGAGATGTAATTGATGTCGTGGCCGGCCGCATTGGCGAGCGGGCCTTCCTGGCCCCAGCCGGTCATGCGGCCATAGACCAGCTTGGGGTTGCGCGCGAGCACGACGTCCGGGCCGAGCCCGAGCCGCTCCATCACGCCGGGACGAAAGCCCTCGACCAGCGCATCGGCGCTGGCAAGCAGGTCGAGCACCTCTGCGATCGCGGCCTTGTCCTTGAGGTCGAGCTCGATCACCTTGCGGCCGCGCCCCGCCACCGACTTCATGCTCTTCTTCGCGCCGACCCGGTCGAGCGTGACGACGTCGGCACCCATGTCGGCCAGCATCATGCAGGCGAACGGGCCGGGGCCGATGCCGGCGAATTCGACGATGCGGAAGCCCGAGAGCGGGCCGGAGGAGCGGACGGTCGAGGTGGGCGCTGATTTGTCGAGCACGTTGTTGTTTCCTCGGGTCGCGGGCGGATGCCGATGGTTCGGCAATCGCCGCTGACATTCTTCTTTGGAGCGAGTTAATCGGCTGATTAACTTTTCTCGCCTTCATGCCAGCGAGGCAAGCGCTTTTGATGCCGCATGGCCAAAATAAAACGGCGCGCACCGAAGTGCGCGCCGCGGAAAATTTGTGTCGAGGCGCTATCAGCGCGCCGCGGCCACCGCGCGCTGTGCCATTACCTTGATGAGGTTGGCGCGGTACTCGGCAGTGCCGTGGATGTCGGCCAGCAATCCGTTCGCCGAAATCGTCACGCCGTCGATCGCCGACGGCGACCAGTTCGCCTTCAGCGCCGCCTCAATCGCGGGCACCCGCATCACGCCGCTCTGCGAGGCGCCGGTCGCGGCGACCCGAACCTCGCCCGATTTGGTCTGCGCGACGAACACGCCGGTCAGCGCAAAGCGCGAGGCCGGATGCCGCATCTTCTCGTAGCCGGCTTTTGCCGGCACCGGGAACGACACGGCGGTGATGATCTCGCCGTCTTCGAGTGCCGTGGTGAAGAGGCCCTGGAAGAAGTCCTCGGCCGAGATCGACCGCTTGTTGGTCTTCACGGTGGCGCCAAGGGCCAACAAAGCGGCCGGGAAATCCGCGGCCGGATCGTTGTTGGCGATCGAGCCGCCGATCGTGCCGCGGTAACGCACGGCGGGGTCGCCGAGCACCGAGGTGAGATAGGCAATCGCGGGAATCGCCTTCTTCACATCGGCATTGGTCATGATGTCGTAATAGATCGTGGCGGCCTTGATGGTCAGCGTGTCGCCCGACAATTCGACGCCCTGCAGCTCCTTGATCTTGCCGAGGTCGATCACGTCGGAGGGGCTTGCGAGGCGCTGCTTCATCACCGGCAGCAGCGTCTGGCCGCCGGCAAGGAACTTCGACTCGCTGCCCTTGGCGAACAGGCTGGCGGCCTCGTCGACCGAGGAAGCGCGATGATAGGTGGTCTGGTACATCTTGGTTCCTCCCTCTTAAGCCGCGTGGATCGTGCGCCACACCCGGTCAGGGGTTGCGGGCATTTCCAGGTTGTTCTTGCCGATCGCATCCGTGATCGCGTTGATCACGGCTGCAGAGGCGCCGATCGCGCCGGCCTCACCGCAGCCCTTGATGCCCAGCGGATTGCCCGGGCACAGCGTCGTGGTGTGGGAGAGGTTGAAGGAGGGCACATCGTCGGCGCGCGGCATGGCGTAGTCCATGAACGAGGCCGTGACCGGCTGGCCGTTGGCATCGTAGATCGCATGCTCGAGCAGCGCCTGTCCGATGCCTTGAACAAGGCCGCCATGGACCTGGCCCTCGACGATCATCGGGTTGATCAGCCGGCCGAAATCGTCGGCCGCGACGAAGTTGACGAAGGAGGTCTTGCCGGTGCCGGGATCGACCTCGAGCTCGCAGATATAGGTGCCGGCCGGGAAGGTGAAGTTGGTGGGGTCGTAGAAGGCGCTCTCCTTCAGACCCGGCTCCATCCCGTCAGGCAGATTGTGCGCGGTATAGGCTGCAAGGGCGACCATCGGCAGGGCAATCGCCTTGTCGGTGCCGGTGACCTTGAACTCGCCGTTCTCGATGACGATGTCGGCCTCGGAAGCTTCCAGCGCATGCGCCGCAATCTTCTTGGCCTTCGATTCCATCTTCTCCATCGCCTTCAGGATCGCGGTGAGGCCGACGGCCGCCGAGCGCGAGCCGTAGGTGCCCATGCCGAACTGCACCTTGTCGGTGTCGCCATGGACGATCGAGACCTGGCTGATGGGAACGCCGAGGCGCTCCGCGACGAGCTGGCAGAACGTGGTCTCGTGACCCTGGCCGTGGCTGTGCGATCCCGTCAGGATCTCGATGGTGCCGACCGGGTTGACGCGTACCTCGGCCGATTCCCACAGGCCGACGCCGGCGCCCAGGCTACCGACCGCCTTCGACGGCGCGATGCCGCAGGCCTCGATGTAGCAGGACACGCCGATGCCGCGCAGCTTGCCGTCGGCTTTCGCCTTGGCCTTGCGGGCGGGGAAGCCGGCATAGTCGATCGCCTTCATGGCAGCGTCGAGCGAGGCGTTAAAGTCCCCGGTGTCATAGGCCATGATGACAGGCGTCTGATGCGGGAACTGGGTGATGAAGTTGGTCCGGCGCAGCTCGGCCGGATCGACCTTCAACTGCCGCGCCGCCGTTTCCATCAGCCGCTCGATCAGATAGCTCGCCTCGGGGCGGCCCGCGCCGCGATAGGCGTCGACCGGCGTGGTGTTGGTGTAGACCCCGATCACCTCGGCGTGGATCGCCGGGATGTTGTACTGGCCCGACAGCAGCGTCGCGTAGAGATAGGTCGGCACCGAGGACGAGAACAGCGACATGTAGGCGCCGAAATTGGCGTAGGTCTTTACCTTGAGGCCGGTGATCTTGTTGCTGGCGTCGAACGCCAGCTCGGCATGGGTGACGTGGTCACGGCCATGCGCGTCGGTGAGGAAGGCCTCGGTGCGGTCGCCGGTCCATTTCACGGGACGGCCGATCTTCTTGGAGGCCCACAGCGCCACCATCTCTTCGGGATAGATGAAGATCTTGGAGCCGAAGCCGCCGCCGACGTCGGGGGCGATCACGCGCAGCTTGTGCTCGGGGGCGATGTTGTAGAACGCCGACAGCACGAGGCGGGCGACGTGCGGGTTCTGCGAGGTCGTGTAGAGCGTGAAATGCTCTTCCGCCGCGTCGTAATCGGCGATCGCCGCGCGCGGCTCCATCGCGTTCGGGGCGAGGCGGTTGTTGGTGACGTCGAGCTTGACCACATTGGCGGCCTTGGCGAAGGCGGCATCGGTGGCACCCTCGTCGCCGATCACCCAGTCATAGACCTGGTTGCCGGGAGCTTCGGGGTGAAGCTGCGGCGCGCCAGACTTGATCGCGGCTTGGACGTCGGCGACCGCCGGGAGCTCTTCATAATTCACGACGACGGCCTCGGCCGCGTCGCGCGCCAGATTCTTGCTGTCGGCGATCACGACCGCGACGGCCTGACCGACGAAGCGCACGGTCTCCGGCGCCATCGCCGGCCATGCGCCCATCTTCATCGGGCTGCCGTCCTTGGAGGTGATGGCCCAGCCGCAAATGAGGTTGCCGACCTTGTCGTCGACAATCTGCTGGCCCGTGAGCACCGCGACCACGCCCGGCATCTTCAGCGCGGCGGAGGAATCGATCCCCTTCACCTTGGCGTGTGCGTGCGGGCTGCGGATGAAATGGGCATGGGTCATGCCCAGCAGCTTGATGTCGTCCACGTACCGGCCCTTGCCGGTAATGAAACGCTTGTCTTCCTTGCGCACGACTCGCGCGCCGATGCCTTCTACACCCATGTCTGGTCCTCCCGACCGGAAATTTCTTTGACCGCGCTTTCCCTCGAAAGCTGCAGCCGTGGTTCTTTTCGAGGCGTGCCGCTTTACTCGGCCGCCTGCGAGACCTTCATGCGCCCGGCTGCATCCAGCACGGCTTTGACGATGTTGTGGTAGCCGGTGCAGCGGCAGATATTGCCTTCCAGCTCGGTTCGGACGGTCGCCTCGTCAAGCTGGCCGCCGTGACGATGCACGATGTCGATCGCCGACATGATCATGCCCGGCGTGCAATAGCCGCATTGCAGGCCGTGATTGTCGCGGAAGGCGGCCTGCATCGGGTGCAGCTCGTCGCCCTTGGCGATGCCTTCGATGGTGGTGATGCTGGCCCCGTCGGCCTGGCCCGCCAGCATGGTGCAGGATTTCACCGCGCGGCCGTCCATGTGCACGACACAGGCGCCGCACTGGCTGGTGTCGCAGCCGACATGGGTACCCGTGAGATTGAGGTGATCGCGCAGCAGTTGGACCAGCAGCGTGCGGTCCTCGACGTCGACAGCAACGGCCTTGCCGTTCACCGTCAGTTTGACTGTAGACACGATGTCGTCCTCCCAGAATGTTTGTAGTTATTCCAATTAGAAACAGCGCGATGAAACTTTGCAACTGGGATTTTGGGTCGCCGGCGTCACGAAACGGTCGTCGAGGCGCCGCGATCAGACAACAGCGATCCGTGCCGCCGCCAGCGCATGGCGCGACCTGTCCGAAACCTGCAAGGAGATGGTCTCTCGTCTTCCGCGGCGTCCACCTCTGCCATCGCGCGAAGGTTGCTCGCCCCGCGGATGTCGGTCCTTGGCGCCGCCGATTGTCTCTCCCTTGGGATTCTTGTCGTCGTTCCGAAAATAGGAGCACGGCCGGGCAACTTTGTAATCGCGATCTTGGTAGTAGGATTTGGCGCGGTAAGCCATTGATTTCATTGAAGCGTTGATCGCCCACGACGAGCCGGGCCGGCTCGGGGGGCTGCCGGGAAGCGGACTGACCAAGTCCGCCTGTACCCCCTGGCGATCAATGGACGCGAAGAAGACAACCGATCTCTCGAGATGGCTTCGCCAATCGAGCGCCCACCGTCGTTCTGAAGGCGGGCCGGTCAAAGCGAGCGACAACGACACCGTGACATTGACGGATTTCGTAACGCCCAGCGGCCATCCGTCGCGGTTGAACCGTCGTCGTGATTTGTGGACGTCGCTGATGCCGACTTTCGACGGAACGCGCGGATGGCTGCACGATGTTGCCGCAATCCAATCACTGGTTTCGAGCTGCCAACGAGCGACAAGAAGCGAGTGCCGACAACGAGATGAGTGGCCAAGCCTGACAGTGATTTGCACTACTACCTTCCGCCTATACTAAGCGCGAAAAGTCGATGCTGTAATTTCCGTGATGGTTCGCAGGCGAACTGCGTATCGAAAGCGCAAAAGCGCATCGGCGCCCAACGTGGCGCGCAAAGCAACATCACGGAGGGAATAATGACCTTTGGAACGAGGGGCTTCTTGGCCGGCATTTCGATGATCGCGATGCTGGGCGCCGGCACGATTGGCGTTCGCGCCAACGATTCACTGCTCAAAGCGCAATCCGATTCCAATCAATGGGCGGTGGCGGGCCACGACTACGCCAACACGCGGTTCAGCCCGCTCAACCAGATCAACGCCGAGAACGCCGGCAAGCTGTCGCTTGCCTATTCGTTCTCGCTTGCATCGCTGCGCTCGAACGAATCCTCGCCGATCGTCATCGGCAACACGTTGTACGTCTCGACGTCATGGGGGCCGAAATACGTCTACGCGCTCGACGCCGCGACCGGTGCGCGCAAGTGGACCTACGAGCCGGAGATTCCGGACGACGTGCTGCAATACGCCTGCTGCGACGTGAACAATCGCGGCGTCTCCTACGCTGACGGCAAGATCTTCGTCGGCCGGCTCGACGGCAAGCTGACGGCGCTCGACGCTGCGACGGGCAAGGCGCTGTGGACGGCGAAGGTGGTCGATTACAAGCAGGGCTCGGTCATCACCTCGCCGCCGCTGGTCGTGCGCGACAAGGTCATCACCGGCTTCGGCGGTGGCGAGTACGGCGTGCGCGGCGCGCTTCAGGCCTTCGACATCAACACCGGCAAGCTCGCTTGGCAGACCTTTACCGTTCCCACGCCGGAGGAGCCCGGCGGCGATACCTGGAAGGGTGATTCCGCGCAGCATGGCGGCGGCGCGGCCTGGCTGGTCGGCTCTTATGATCCCAAGACCGATACCGTGTATTGGGGCACCAGCAATCCCGGGCCGTGGAACACTGCCGTGCGCTCGACCGGCAATGGCGATTTCGGCAAGCTGACCAACCTCTACACGGCCTCGACGCTGGCCCTCGACCCGAACACCGGCAAGATCAAGTGGCATATCCAGACCACGCCCGCCGACGCCTGGGACTATGACGGCGTGAACGAGGCCGTGCTCGCCGACCTCAA includes:
- a CDS encoding Lrp/AsnC family transcriptional regulator; this translates as MIQVDAFDLKILGALQDDGRLTNQELADLAGLSASQCSRRRMRLEEEKVIAGYHADLSSEALGFGVIAFIQVGLATHSPDNSKRFRALVNRIDEIQEAYSLTGDADYVLKAVLRDLKGLSNLVNDVLMPHQSVAHVRSSIVLDRLKESSRLPLREIKAG
- the hppD gene encoding 4-hydroxyphenylpyruvate dioxygenase, whose amino-acid sequence is MGPFPHDAPPATVSADNPMGTDGFEFVEYAHPNPQELHALFKLMGYAPVARHKTKKITVYRQGDINYLVNEEPGTHGYEFVATHGPCAPSMAFRVVDAKAAYDRAISLGAEPADVSSAQKTLDVPAIKGIGGSLLYLVDRYGAKGSAYEAEFEWLGARDPRPAGAGLFYLDHLTHNVHRGRMDVWAGFYEKLFNFRQIRFFDIEGRASGLFSRALTSPDGKIRIPINEDAGDSGQIEEYLKTYRGEGIQHIACGCRDIYRTIEGLRVAGLPFMPSPPETYFERIDARLPKHGEDLARLRKNGILIDGEGVVEGGQTKVLLQIFSANAIGPIFFEFIQRKGDDGFGEGNFKALFESIEEDQIRRGVLKVDAA
- a CDS encoding CaiB/BaiF CoA transferase family protein codes for the protein MLDKSAPTSTVRSSGPLSGFRIVEFAGIGPGPFACMMLADMGADVVTLDRVGAKKSMKSVAGRGRKVIELDLKDKAAIAEVLDLLASADALVEGFRPGVMERLGLGPDVVLARNPKLVYGRMTGWGQEGPLANAAGHDINYISITGALAAIGTKEAPVPPLNLVGDFGGGALYLVVGVLAALLEAQRSGKGQVVDAAMCDGAASLMSFFFDMTTLGRWTEGRDQNFLDGGAHFYGVYECACGHFVSIGSIEPQFYALLREHAGLTDADFDAQMNPKAWPALKEKLKAVFKSKTREDWCKIMEGTDICFAPVLTMSEATQHPHMVARNVFVERHGVKQPAPAPRFSRTPSTVREPEAAEIAAVTQAWKR
- a CDS encoding FAD binding domain-containing protein, which codes for MYQTTYHRASSVDEAASLFAKGSESKFLAGGQTLLPVMKQRLASPSDVIDLGKIKELQGVELSGDTLTIKAATIYYDIMTNADVKKAIPAIAYLTSVLGDPAVRYRGTIGGSIANNDPAADFPAALLALGATVKTNKRSISAEDFFQGLFTTALEDGEIITAVSFPVPAKAGYEKMRHPASRFALTGVFVAQTKSGEVRVAATGASQSGVMRVPAIEAALKANWSPSAIDGVTISANGLLADIHGTAEYRANLIKVMAQRAVAAAR
- a CDS encoding xanthine dehydrogenase family protein molybdopterin-binding subunit → MGVEGIGARVVRKEDKRFITGKGRYVDDIKLLGMTHAHFIRSPHAHAKVKGIDSSAALKMPGVVAVLTGQQIVDDKVGNLICGWAITSKDGSPMKMGAWPAMAPETVRFVGQAVAVVIADSKNLARDAAEAVVVNYEELPAVADVQAAIKSGAPQLHPEAPGNQVYDWVIGDEGATDAAFAKAANVVKLDVTNNRLAPNAMEPRAAIADYDAAEEHFTLYTTSQNPHVARLVLSAFYNIAPEHKLRVIAPDVGGGFGSKIFIYPEEMVALWASKKIGRPVKWTGDRTEAFLTDAHGRDHVTHAELAFDASNKITGLKVKTYANFGAYMSLFSSSVPTYLYATLLSGQYNIPAIHAEVIGVYTNTTPVDAYRGAGRPEASYLIERLMETAARQLKVDPAELRRTNFITQFPHQTPVIMAYDTGDFNASLDAAMKAIDYAGFPARKAKAKADGKLRGIGVSCYIEACGIAPSKAVGSLGAGVGLWESAEVRVNPVGTIEILTGSHSHGQGHETTFCQLVAERLGVPISQVSIVHGDTDKVQFGMGTYGSRSAAVGLTAILKAMEKMESKAKKIAAHALEASEADIVIENGEFKVTGTDKAIALPMVALAAYTAHNLPDGMEPGLKESAFYDPTNFTFPAGTYICELEVDPGTGKTSFVNFVAADDFGRLINPMIVEGQVHGGLVQGIGQALLEHAIYDANGQPVTASFMDYAMPRADDVPSFNLSHTTTLCPGNPLGIKGCGEAGAIGASAAVINAITDAIGKNNLEMPATPDRVWRTIHAA
- a CDS encoding (2Fe-2S)-binding protein, which translates into the protein MSTVKLTVNGKAVAVDVEDRTLLVQLLRDHLNLTGTHVGCDTSQCGACVVHMDGRAVKSCTMLAGQADGASITTIEGIAKGDELHPMQAAFRDNHGLQCGYCTPGMIMSAIDIVHRHGGQLDEATVRTELEGNICRCTGYHNIVKAVLDAAGRMKVSQAAE
- a CDS encoding PQQ-dependent methanol/ethanol family dehydrogenase, which codes for MTFGTRGFLAGISMIAMLGAGTIGVRANDSLLKAQSDSNQWAVAGHDYANTRFSPLNQINAENAGKLSLAYSFSLASLRSNESSPIVIGNTLYVSTSWGPKYVYALDAATGARKWTYEPEIPDDVLQYACCDVNNRGVSYADGKIFVGRLDGKLTALDAATGKALWTAKVVDYKQGSVITSPPLVVRDKVITGFGGGEYGVRGALQAFDINTGKLAWQTFTVPTPEEPGGDTWKGDSAQHGGGAAWLVGSYDPKTDTVYWGTSNPGPWNTAVRSTGNGDFGKLTNLYTASTLALDPNTGKIKWHIQTTPADAWDYDGVNEAVLADLNIGGSNVPALMKADRNGFFFVANRETGRVLSAEKYVFSNWAQKFDLATMRAVEDPDKRPGPGHPAKDICPNLIGGKNWQPMSFNPQTGLVYIPSNNVCMDWSVSDVAYKRGVFYLGAEFPTKEGPGGFLGELVAWDPVNQKKVWSIKEDLPFNGGTLTTGGGLVFAGNIHGDFRAIDAKSGRMLWSKNLGSGIGAGPVTYMVDGKQYVAIVVGRTAALPAFLGEVGKKMTAAAPEGGSLFVFSVQ